The following are from one region of the Hypanus sabinus isolate sHypSab1 chromosome 14, sHypSab1.hap1, whole genome shotgun sequence genome:
- the nkx3-2 gene encoding homeobox protein Nkx-3.2, which translates to MALRGNTLNPFSIQAILTRKEENRHTKNLGVSCFSSATCWKMLDNLNSCPKMNPSSGRIETNGDLPSEQLCCDSDSGVSDENDSKNLSICNSERELDIPAASSLQAKPTKEVRSSLSEETEKRDSKDHLCNRGRAESLSAPSPVDEELKSGQTPDQPKQRKKRSRAAFSHAQVFELERRFNHQRYLSGPERADLAASLKLTETQVKIWFQNRRYKTKRRQLAADLMASAPAAKKVAVKVLIRDDQRQYSPGELLRPSLLSLQPSYQYYPFTYCLPAWTVAACSGTQ; encoded by the exons ATGGCTCTTCGTGGTAACACCTTGAACCCATTCTCCATCCAGGCTATTTTAACGAGAAAGGAAGAGAATCGACACACGAAGAATTTGGGCGTGTCCTGCTTTTCGTCTGCTACCTGTTGGAAGATGTTGGACAATTTGAATTCCTGTCCAAAGATGAATCCCTCCTCCGGGAGAATCGAGACAAACGGCGATCTGCCGAGTGAACAGCTCTGTTGTGACTCGGATTCGGGCGTCAGCGATGAAAATGACAGTAAAAACCTGTCTATTTGCAACTCGGAAAGGGAATTAGATATTCCTGCAGCCAGTTCGTTACAGGCGAAGCCAACGAAGGAAGTGCGATCTAGTCTCAGTGAAGAGACCGAGAAACGCGACAGTAAGGACCATCTGTGTAACCGGGGGAGAGCAGAAAGTTTATCAG CTCCAAGTCCAGTTGACGAAGAGTTGAAATCGGGCCAAACCCCGGACCAACCCAAACAGAGGAAGAAACGCTCCCGAGCCGCCTTCTCCCACGCTCAGGTATTCGAGCTCGAACGCCGCTTCAATCACCAAAGATACCTCTCGGGTCCCGAGCGCGCGGATCTGGCTGCCTCTCTTAAACTCACGGAAACTCAGGTCAAAATCTGGTTTCAGAACCGCAGGTACAAAACCAAACGCCGCCAGCTCGCTGCTGACCTGATGGCCTCGGCCCCAGCAGCAAAGAAAGTGGCGGTGAAAGTGTTAATCCGAGACGATCAAAGACAGTATAGCCCGGGAGAATTGCTCAGACCTTCACTGCTTTCTCTTCAGCCATCTTACCAGTACTATCCATTCACCTATTGCCTGCCTGCGTGGACAGTGGCTGCTTGTTCAGGAACTCAATAG